One part of the Streptomyces lienomycini genome encodes these proteins:
- a CDS encoding TIGR04222 domain-containing membrane protein, protein MFWVLFLLSAWVVAGLACLRLCLAAVRAAAVVAPAAAREHALTLYEAAFLSGGPRRVADLTLVSMARQRRLLLAHTGWATVVDPRGRDDMERSVIGAIGPGGQSRIAPVRATAATAEAVRGLADRLVGAGLAVPDGGAGGVAAGVRRVRAAAVSVCALGLVALALPLPATEPRPLIALWFALPLALTLGCLALTRLEVHPYSRWASPAGQRLIGALVRQADGTADDRTFLTSVAVRGVHAIGEPDLRAAFAHRERYAGDQWERRA, encoded by the coding sequence ATGTTCTGGGTCCTCTTCCTCCTGTCGGCCTGGGTCGTCGCGGGCCTCGCCTGCCTGCGGCTGTGCCTGGCCGCCGTGCGCGCGGCGGCCGTCGTCGCGCCCGCCGCCGCCCGGGAGCACGCGCTGACGCTGTACGAGGCGGCGTTCCTGTCCGGGGGCCCGCGCCGGGTGGCCGACCTGACACTGGTCTCCATGGCACGCCAGCGTCGGCTGCTGCTCGCGCACACCGGCTGGGCGACCGTCGTCGACCCGCGCGGGCGGGACGACATGGAGCGGTCGGTCATAGGGGCGATAGGCCCCGGGGGGCAGTCCCGGATAGCGCCGGTGCGGGCCACCGCGGCCACCGCGGAGGCGGTGCGGGGGCTGGCCGACCGGCTGGTCGGCGCGGGCCTCGCCGTACCCGACGGCGGCGCCGGTGGCGTGGCGGCCGGGGTGCGGCGGGTGCGGGCCGCCGCGGTGAGCGTGTGCGCGCTCGGCCTGGTCGCCCTGGCGCTGCCGCTGCCCGCCACGGAACCGCGCCCGCTGATCGCCCTCTGGTTCGCGCTGCCGCTCGCCCTGACCCTGGGCTGCCTCGCCCTCACGCGGCTGGAGGTCCACCCGTACTCACGCTGGGCCTCCCCGGCCGGGCAGCGGCTGATCGGTGCCCTCGTCCGGCAGGCCGACGGCACGGCGGACGACCGTACGTTCCTCACCTCGGTCGCCGTGCGGGGCGTGCACGCGATCGGCGAACCGGACCTGCGTGCCGCCTTCGCCCATCGCGAGAGGTACGCCGGGGACCAGTGGGAGCGCCGGGCCTGA
- a CDS encoding DUF692 domain-containing protein encodes MARLGTGVGWRPEIADVVESMPGIDWVEAVSENLCPGHLPDSLLRLRERGVTVVPHGVSLGLGDARRPDAGRLAALAERAEVLGSPLVTEHIAFVRAGGALTASPPLEAGHLLPVPRTRDALDVLCENVRIAQDALPVPLAVENIAALVSWPGEEMTEGQFLYELADRTGVRLLIDVANLHTNHVNRGEDPAEALAELPLEALAYVHVAGGFERDGVWHDSHAHPVPRPVLDILTDLASRVAPPGVLLERDDNFPAGHELEGEVAAIRTAVAKGRAAGPAATGDRAAPPASRAGAGSGASAGAGAGAGAGAGAGADDAVRQRVGLAQAALLAALVAGAPVPEGFDGVRLGVQARALAGKRADVVAKVAPELPVLLGADYRPAFLAYAEGRPMTGGYRRDALDFAEHLLRTAPGGAAPGVRRAVREWWLERSGPVPRSARPGVRLARATRRVLLGR; translated from the coding sequence ATCGCGCGACTGGGCACCGGTGTCGGATGGCGGCCGGAGATCGCGGACGTCGTCGAGTCGATGCCCGGCATCGACTGGGTCGAGGCCGTGTCCGAGAACCTCTGTCCCGGGCATCTGCCCGACTCGCTGCTGCGGCTGCGCGAGCGCGGGGTGACCGTCGTGCCGCACGGCGTCTCGCTCGGGCTCGGCGACGCCCGGCGGCCGGACGCGGGGCGGCTGGCGGCGCTGGCCGAGCGGGCGGAGGTCCTGGGGTCGCCGCTGGTCACCGAGCACATCGCGTTCGTCCGGGCGGGCGGGGCGCTGACCGCCTCGCCGCCGCTGGAGGCGGGACACCTGCTGCCCGTGCCGCGCACCCGCGACGCCCTCGACGTGCTCTGCGAGAATGTGCGCATCGCGCAGGACGCGCTGCCGGTGCCGCTCGCCGTGGAGAACATCGCCGCGCTCGTCTCCTGGCCGGGCGAGGAGATGACGGAGGGACAGTTCCTGTACGAGCTGGCCGACCGTACGGGGGTGCGGCTGCTGATCGACGTGGCGAACCTGCACACCAATCACGTCAACCGCGGCGAGGACCCCGCCGAGGCGCTCGCCGAACTGCCCCTGGAGGCCCTCGCCTACGTTCATGTCGCGGGCGGCTTCGAGCGGGACGGCGTCTGGCACGACAGCCACGCCCATCCCGTCCCGCGGCCGGTCCTCGACATCCTGACCGACCTCGCCTCGCGCGTGGCACCGCCGGGTGTCCTGCTGGAACGCGACGACAACTTCCCCGCAGGGCACGAGCTGGAGGGCGAGGTGGCGGCGATCCGCACGGCCGTCGCGAAGGGGCGGGCGGCGGGCCCGGCCGCCACCGGCGACCGGGCGGCACCGCCCGCCTCGCGCGCCGGTGCCGGTTCCGGTGCCAGTGCCGGTGCCGGTGCCGGTGCCGGTGCCGGTGCCGGTGCCGGTGCCGACGACGCCGTACGGCAGCGGGTCGGGCTGGCGCAGGCCGCGCTGCTGGCGGCGCTGGTCGCGGGAGCGCCCGTCCCCGAGGGGTTCGACGGGGTACGGCTGGGGGTGCAGGCGCGGGCGCTCGCCGGGAAGCGCGCGGACGTGGTCGCGAAGGTCGCCCCCGAACTGCCGGTCCTCCTGGGCGCCGACTACCGGCCGGCCTTCCTCGCCTACGCCGAGGGGCGCCCGATGACCGGCGGATACCGGCGCGACGCCCTCGACTTCGCCGAGCACCTGCTGCGGACGGCGCCCGGGGGCGCGGCCCCGGGGGTGCGGCGGGCGGTGCGCGAGTGGTGGCTGGAGCGGTCGGGGCCGGTGCCGCGGTCGGCGCGTCCCGGGGTCCGGCTGGCCCGCGCCACCCGGCGCGTCCTGCTGGGCCGCTGA
- a CDS encoding DUF2804 domain-containing protein — MATHEREITGPVDLCLPDGRLDPAAVGWSRVPLHRANLRGWGRTKRWEYWCVTTPTHLVALTVSDLDYLALNTVYLLEYAAAGREFERAAIVPAGRGVRLPDTVAGTPGAGDVVVGPERPTRGKVRVEIRDEHGGTRLRARCLDPDRLPVEVDLLVARPEGHESLSVVVPWSERRFQYTSKHTALPAAGRVRIGTEVLGFGGDDGEAWAVLDHGRGRWPRTVDWNWGAASGRTDGHTVGLQFGGRWTAGTGATENGLCVDGRLTKIGEELDWRRSPSGPQAPWTIRTPSSDQVDLTFTPFHNRSAHTNAGLVVNRTDQRFGHYDGRIRTDDGTRIAVNGLLGWAEDVHMRW; from the coding sequence ATGGCGACGCACGAGCGCGAGATCACCGGACCCGTCGACCTCTGCCTGCCCGACGGCCGGCTCGACCCGGCGGCCGTCGGCTGGTCCCGGGTGCCGCTGCACCGGGCGAACCTGCGGGGCTGGGGTCGCACCAAGCGCTGGGAGTACTGGTGCGTGACCACGCCCACCCACCTGGTGGCCCTGACCGTCAGCGACCTCGACTACCTCGCCCTGAACACGGTGTACCTGCTGGAGTACGCGGCGGCGGGCCGCGAGTTCGAGCGCGCCGCGATCGTCCCGGCCGGCCGCGGCGTCCGCCTCCCGGACACCGTCGCCGGCACCCCGGGCGCCGGGGACGTCGTCGTGGGCCCCGAGCGGCCGACCCGGGGCAAGGTGCGCGTGGAGATCCGCGACGAGCACGGCGGTACGCGCCTGAGGGCCCGCTGCCTCGATCCGGACCGGCTGCCCGTCGAGGTCGACCTGCTGGTCGCGCGGCCCGAGGGCCACGAGTCGCTCTCGGTCGTGGTGCCGTGGAGCGAGCGGCGCTTCCAGTACACGTCCAAGCACACCGCCCTCCCCGCCGCCGGCCGCGTGCGGATCGGCACCGAGGTCCTCGGCTTCGGCGGGGACGACGGCGAGGCCTGGGCGGTGCTGGACCACGGGCGGGGCCGCTGGCCGCGCACGGTCGACTGGAACTGGGGCGCCGCGTCCGGCCGCACGGACGGGCACACGGTGGGACTCCAGTTCGGGGGGCGCTGGACCGCGGGCACCGGGGCGACCGAGAACGGCCTCTGCGTGGACGGCCGCCTCACCAAGATCGGCGAGGAGCTGGACTGGCGCCGGTCGCCCTCCGGCCCGCAGGCCCCCTGGACGATCCGTACGCCGTCGTCCGACCAGGTCGACCTGACCTTCACGCCGTTCCACAACCGCTCCGCGCACACCAACGCCGGCCTCGTCGTCAACCGCACCGACCAGCGCTTCGGCCACTACGACGGCCGGATCCGCACCGACGACGGCACGCGCATCGCCGTGAACGGGCTCCTGGGCTGGGCCGAGGACGTCCACATGCGCTGGTGA
- a CDS encoding peptidyl-tRNA hydrolase, with translation MSNDPTTPVPAPVSAPDSPFRPEPGDRDLAPQFVLPLVVRIERAAPPPRTDALETAARAVLVMLADERSAGDGEWARAMRDWQDARIRKVVRRARGAEWRRAGALPGVTVTGRTAEVRVFPPVPLDGWPKDLARLQVSGTDLADPEPPLDADPSAPVLWLNPGLDMSAGKAMAQAGHGAQLAWWELSGAERAAWRDAGFPLSVRTADPARWDGLTTGGLPVVRDAGFTEIAPGSCTVVADHPALARIE, from the coding sequence GTGAGCAACGATCCGACGACGCCCGTCCCCGCCCCCGTCTCCGCCCCCGACAGCCCCTTCCGTCCCGAGCCCGGCGACCGCGACCTCGCGCCGCAGTTCGTCCTGCCGCTGGTCGTACGCATCGAGCGGGCGGCGCCCCCGCCCCGTACCGACGCGCTGGAGACCGCGGCCCGGGCGGTGCTGGTGATGCTCGCCGACGAGCGGTCGGCCGGGGACGGCGAGTGGGCGCGGGCGATGCGGGACTGGCAGGACGCGCGGATCCGCAAGGTCGTGCGGCGGGCGCGCGGCGCCGAGTGGCGGCGGGCCGGGGCGCTGCCCGGCGTCACGGTCACCGGCAGGACCGCCGAGGTGCGGGTCTTCCCGCCGGTCCCGCTGGACGGCTGGCCGAAGGACCTGGCCCGCCTCCAGGTCTCCGGCACCGACCTCGCCGACCCCGAACCCCCGCTCGACGCGGACCCGTCGGCGCCGGTGCTGTGGCTGAACCCCGGCCTGGACATGTCGGCGGGCAAGGCGATGGCCCAGGCGGGCCACGGTGCGCAGCTCGCCTGGTGGGAGCTGTCGGGAGCCGAGCGGGCGGCGTGGCGCGACGCGGGGTTCCCGCTGTCGGTGCGCACCGCGGACCCCGCCCGCTGGGACGGCCTCACCACCGGCGGCCTGCCCGTGGTGCGCGACGCCGGGTTCACGGAGATCGCGCCGGGCTCCTGCACGGTGGTGGCGGACCACCCCGCGCTCGCCCGTATTGAGTGA
- a CDS encoding polysaccharide deacetylase family protein encodes MITLRRLRRATALCVLGAALAGCGTTEAGRQAPRPAPSAPAAPSPSRTPTLAPGPGGLTPVFEHGPRTDRDKAGAPDGKLVALTFDADMTADQGPRAAAGEHFDNPRLIATLRKLKVPATVFMTGRWAEEYPDEARSIGRDPRFEIANHSYSHYAYTDDCYGLPTVSEDRMRSDLERAYTAFEKAGVANPMPYFRFPGGCYDKAALKELAATGVTAVQWDVVSGDAFATDADAVTRQVLDGVRPGSVVVMHCTRSAAPVTEEVVRAVVPELRRQGYRFVKVSELIGAANTHR; translated from the coding sequence GTGATCACTCTCCGACGACTACGACGCGCGACCGCGCTCTGTGTCCTGGGCGCCGCACTGGCCGGCTGCGGAACCACCGAGGCAGGGCGTCAGGCCCCCCGCCCCGCGCCCTCGGCCCCCGCCGCCCCGTCCCCCTCCCGGACGCCCACGCTCGCCCCCGGCCCGGGGGGCCTCACCCCCGTCTTCGAACACGGCCCCCGCACAGACCGCGACAAGGCCGGGGCACCGGACGGCAAGCTGGTCGCCCTCACCTTCGACGCCGACATGACCGCCGACCAGGGGCCGCGGGCGGCGGCGGGCGAACACTTCGACAACCCCCGGCTGATCGCGACCCTGCGGAAGCTGAAGGTGCCCGCCACGGTGTTCATGACCGGCCGCTGGGCCGAGGAGTATCCGGACGAGGCCCGTTCCATCGGCCGCGACCCGCGCTTCGAGATCGCCAACCACTCCTACAGCCACTACGCCTACACCGACGACTGCTACGGCCTGCCCACCGTCTCCGAGGACCGGATGCGGTCGGACCTGGAGCGCGCGTACACGGCGTTCGAGAAGGCCGGGGTGGCGAACCCGATGCCGTACTTCCGCTTCCCCGGCGGCTGTTACGACAAGGCGGCGCTCAAGGAACTGGCCGCCACCGGCGTCACCGCCGTGCAGTGGGACGTGGTGAGCGGGGACGCGTTCGCCACGGACGCCGACGCGGTGACCCGGCAGGTCCTCGACGGGGTGCGGCCCGGTTCGGTCGTCGTCATGCACTGCACGCGCAGCGCCGCCCCGGTGACCGAGGAGGTGGTGCGGGCGGTGGTGCCCGAGCTGCGCCGCCAGGGGTACCGCTTCGTGAAGGTCTCCGAGCTGATCGGCGCCGCGAACACGCACCGCTGA
- a CDS encoding FAD-dependent oxidoreductase: MTQNVQVNGSYWLQTAPGGAPRPALAEDLDVDVAVIGAGVAGLSTAWELARAGRGVAVLEAGRVAAGVTGYTSAKLTAQHTLVYDKLRRTRGPEGARLYARSQSEAIERAAGIVAELGIDCDWETRDAYTYVRDPGRVEELRAEAAAAKEAGLPASFVTETGLPFPVAGAVKVTGQAQFHPVKYLLALAADLEARGGRIFEDTTVQGLDEGEPCRVRTEAGATVTARDVVVATHYPVFDRALLFARLSPRRELVVAGTVDADRDVDGMYITPEENTRSVRTAPLTDPGRRLLIVTGEHFTPGTGDTRERFETLAAWADEHFPGADRTHAWATQDIDPTDTVPMVGPLHQGARHAYVATGFGGWGLSGGMMAGRLLTAQISGEECAWSGLYDPRRLRTAVREAPALLRTQAEVARHFVGDRLRSAPPVEALPPGEGAVVRAGGDRVAVYRDEEGALHAVSPRCTHLGCLVDFNAAERAWECPCHGSRFDTDGKVVEGPATKPLEQRDI, from the coding sequence ATGACTCAGAACGTGCAGGTCAACGGCTCGTACTGGCTTCAGACGGCACCGGGCGGTGCGCCCCGTCCCGCGCTCGCGGAGGACCTCGACGTCGATGTCGCCGTGATCGGTGCAGGGGTCGCGGGGCTCAGCACCGCCTGGGAGCTGGCGCGGGCCGGGCGCGGTGTCGCGGTCCTGGAGGCCGGGCGGGTCGCCGCCGGCGTCACCGGGTACACCAGCGCCAAGCTGACCGCGCAGCACACCCTGGTCTACGACAAGCTGCGCCGCACCCGGGGCCCGGAGGGCGCCCGGCTGTACGCCCGCTCGCAGTCCGAGGCGATCGAGCGTGCCGCCGGGATCGTCGCCGAGCTGGGCATCGACTGCGACTGGGAGACGCGCGACGCGTACACCTACGTCCGGGACCCGGGCCGCGTGGAGGAGCTGCGCGCCGAGGCGGCCGCGGCGAAGGAGGCGGGGCTGCCCGCGTCGTTCGTGACGGAGACCGGGCTGCCGTTCCCGGTGGCGGGGGCCGTGAAGGTGACCGGCCAGGCCCAGTTCCACCCCGTCAAGTACCTGCTGGCCCTCGCCGCGGATCTGGAGGCGCGCGGCGGGCGGATCTTCGAGGACACCACCGTCCAGGGCCTGGACGAGGGCGAGCCCTGCCGGGTGAGGACGGAGGCCGGGGCGACGGTCACCGCCCGGGACGTCGTGGTCGCCACGCACTACCCGGTCTTCGACCGCGCCCTGCTCTTCGCCCGCCTCTCCCCGCGCCGCGAACTGGTCGTCGCTGGGACCGTCGACGCCGACCGCGACGTCGACGGCATGTACATCACGCCGGAGGAGAACACCCGCTCGGTGCGCACGGCGCCCCTGACCGACCCGGGCCGCCGGCTGCTGATCGTCACCGGCGAGCACTTCACGCCGGGCACGGGCGACACCCGGGAGCGCTTCGAGACCCTGGCCGCCTGGGCGGACGAGCACTTCCCCGGTGCCGACCGCACCCACGCCTGGGCCACGCAGGACATCGACCCCACCGACACCGTGCCGATGGTCGGCCCGCTGCACCAGGGTGCCCGTCACGCGTACGTCGCCACCGGCTTCGGCGGCTGGGGTCTGAGCGGCGGCATGATGGCGGGCCGGCTGCTCACCGCGCAGATCAGCGGCGAGGAGTGCGCGTGGAGCGGACTGTACGACCCGCGGCGGCTGCGCACGGCGGTGCGGGAGGCGCCGGCGCTGCTCAGGACGCAGGCCGAGGTGGCCCGGCACTTCGTCGGCGACCGGCTGCGGTCCGCCCCTCCGGTGGAGGCGCTGCCGCCGGGCGAGGGCGCGGTGGTCCGGGCGGGCGGCGACCGGGTCGCGGTCTACCGGGACGAGGAGGGCGCGCTGCACGCGGTCTCCCCGCGCTGCACCCACCTGGGCTGCCTCGTCGACTTCAACGCGGCCGAACGCGCCTGGGAGTGCCCCTGCCACGGCTCCCGCTTCGACACGGACGGCAAGGTCGTCGAGGGCCCGGCGACGAAGCCGCTGGAGCAGCGGGACATCTGA
- a CDS encoding PhoX family protein, with the protein MSATRREVLARTGALGAGIAFTGALSELFAGTAAAQSLGHTGYGALVPDPDGLLDLPRGFHYRVLSREGDDLRSGEGRVPSNHDGMSAFPGRHGRTHLVRNHENRADGRVPVPTVKGLTYDPEGKGGCTALELDSRNHVLSERVAVAGTAVNCAGGPTPWHTWLTCEETEDRAGTNGYTKDHGFIFEVDPVEPHRTGAVPLTAMGRFQHEAIAVDPRRGVVYETEDAFERPFGLFYRFLPEKPLGGRGSLRAGGRLQAMRVPGVPDLSSIQETGATFDRIEWVDVPDPLADGTPIRFQDFGRGGITHAQKLEGCYWGGRSVYFVSSFAHSDEGSAADHYGQIWRYDPERRRLTLVIVFGPDTDVQLPGESPDNICLAPSGGLMVCEDGNGAQHVFGVTRRGEVYAMARGAQNIGTEEEPEWGEFAGVTFSPDGDTMYVNCYTPGTTFAVTGPWRR; encoded by the coding sequence ATGTCCGCAACCCGACGCGAGGTGCTCGCCCGTACCGGAGCCCTGGGCGCAGGCATCGCCTTCACCGGCGCCCTCTCGGAACTCTTCGCCGGTACCGCCGCCGCCCAGTCCCTGGGCCACACCGGCTACGGCGCCCTCGTCCCCGACCCCGACGGCCTGCTCGACCTGCCCCGGGGCTTCCACTACCGGGTGCTGTCCCGCGAGGGCGACGACCTGCGCTCCGGCGAGGGCAGGGTGCCCTCCAACCACGACGGCATGTCGGCCTTCCCGGGCAGACACGGCCGCACCCACCTCGTCCGCAACCACGAGAACCGCGCCGACGGCCGGGTCCCGGTCCCGACGGTCAAGGGCCTGACGTACGACCCGGAGGGCAAGGGCGGCTGTACGGCGCTGGAGCTGGACTCCCGCAACCACGTCCTGTCCGAGCGGGTCGCCGTCGCCGGTACGGCCGTCAACTGCGCGGGCGGGCCCACGCCCTGGCACACGTGGCTGACCTGCGAGGAGACCGAGGACCGGGCCGGTACCAACGGCTACACCAAGGACCACGGCTTCATCTTCGAGGTCGACCCGGTCGAACCGCACCGCACGGGCGCGGTGCCGCTGACCGCCATGGGCCGCTTCCAGCACGAGGCGATCGCCGTGGACCCGCGGCGGGGCGTCGTCTACGAGACGGAGGACGCCTTCGAGCGGCCGTTCGGCCTCTTCTACCGGTTCCTGCCCGAGAAGCCGCTGGGCGGCCGGGGCTCGTTGCGGGCGGGCGGCAGGCTCCAGGCGATGCGCGTGCCCGGGGTGCCCGACCTGTCCTCGATCCAGGAGACGGGCGCCACCTTCGACCGTATCGAGTGGGTGGACGTCCCCGACCCGCTGGCCGACGGGACACCGATCCGCTTCCAGGACTTCGGCCGGGGCGGCATCACCCACGCGCAGAAGCTGGAGGGCTGCTACTGGGGCGGACGGAGCGTGTACTTCGTGTCGTCCTTCGCCCACAGCGACGAGGGATCGGCCGCCGACCACTACGGGCAGATCTGGCGCTACGACCCCGAGCGGCGCCGGCTCACCCTGGTGATCGTCTTCGGCCCGGACACCGACGTCCAGCTGCCGGGCGAGTCCCCGGACAACATCTGCCTCGCCCCCAGCGGCGGCCTCATGGTCTGCGAGGACGGCAACGGCGCCCAGCACGTCTTCGGCGTCACCCGGCGCGGCGAGGTGTACGCCATGGCCCGCGGCGCCCAGAACATCGGCACCGAGGAGGAGCCCGAGTGGGGTGAGTTCGCCGGCGTCACCTTCTCCCCCGACGGCGACACGATGTACGTCAACTGCTACACGCCCGGCACCACCTTCGCGGTGACGGGTCCCTGGCGCAGGTAG
- a CDS encoding SulP family inorganic anion transporter — MASISDRGRRFPHWRHDLTASLVVFLVALPLCVGVAVASGVPAELGLVTGIVGGLVTGFLPGSSLQVSGPAAGLTVLVFGAVDQYGLPALGVIVLAAGIVQLVMGALKLGRWFRAISLSVVEGMLAGIGLVLIAGQLYSAAGLEAPASGIDKLTGLPGAAADALGSTEALVSLALGAGTVAVLVLWKRLPERARTLPGALAAVASATAVTAALGLPVATVEVNGLLDSLQPPGADAFGELANAGFLGTIVAFTLIASAESLFSAAAVDRLHDGPRTQYDKELMAQGAGNTVCGVLGALPMTAVIVRSSANVGAGARTKASRVLHGVWLLLFAALLPSALALIPLPALAGILVHAGWKLIPFRGLVSLWRGHRGEALILVVTAVSIVAVNMFEGVLIGLALSVVKTAWEASHLRLEVVDKGAGPVQAHLTGNATFLRLPKMLESLEALPQDRPVELDLSGLHHLDHACRTALENWAERHSAAGTDPVKVTEPEKAAV, encoded by the coding sequence ATGGCCTCCATATCCGACCGGGGCCGGAGGTTCCCGCACTGGCGCCATGACCTCACCGCCTCGCTCGTCGTGTTCCTGGTCGCGCTCCCGCTGTGCGTGGGCGTGGCCGTCGCCTCCGGCGTCCCCGCCGAACTCGGCCTGGTCACCGGCATCGTGGGCGGCCTGGTCACCGGGTTCCTGCCGGGCAGCAGCCTCCAGGTCTCCGGTCCGGCCGCCGGTCTGACCGTGCTGGTCTTCGGCGCGGTCGACCAGTACGGACTGCCCGCGCTCGGTGTGATCGTGCTCGCCGCGGGCATCGTCCAGCTCGTGATGGGCGCCCTGAAGCTGGGGCGCTGGTTCCGGGCGATCTCCCTCTCCGTCGTCGAGGGCATGCTGGCCGGCATCGGCCTGGTGCTCATCGCCGGTCAGCTCTACTCGGCCGCCGGTCTGGAGGCGCCCGCCTCCGGCATCGACAAGCTCACCGGCCTGCCCGGGGCCGCCGCCGACGCGCTGGGCAGCACCGAGGCGCTCGTCTCGCTCGCCCTCGGCGCGGGCACCGTCGCCGTGCTGGTGCTGTGGAAGCGGCTGCCGGAGCGGGCCCGGACGCTGCCCGGCGCGCTGGCCGCGGTCGCGTCGGCCACGGCGGTCACCGCGGCGCTGGGTCTGCCGGTCGCCACGGTCGAGGTCAACGGTCTGCTGGACTCCCTCCAGCCGCCCGGCGCCGACGCGTTCGGCGAGCTGGCGAACGCGGGCTTCCTCGGCACGATCGTCGCCTTCACCCTGATCGCCTCGGCGGAGAGCCTGTTCAGCGCCGCCGCGGTGGACCGGCTGCACGACGGGCCGCGCACCCAGTACGACAAGGAGCTGATGGCGCAGGGCGCGGGCAACACGGTGTGCGGGGTGCTCGGCGCGCTGCCGATGACCGCGGTCATCGTGCGCAGCTCCGCCAATGTCGGCGCGGGCGCGCGGACCAAGGCGTCCCGGGTGCTGCACGGCGTGTGGCTGCTGCTGTTCGCGGCGCTGCTGCCGTCCGCGCTGGCCCTGATCCCGCTGCCCGCGCTGGCGGGCATCCTGGTCCACGCGGGCTGGAAGCTGATCCCGTTCCGCGGGCTCGTGTCGCTGTGGCGCGGGCACCGGGGCGAGGCGCTGATCCTGGTGGTCACGGCCGTCTCGATCGTCGCGGTGAACATGTTCGAGGGCGTGCTGATCGGTCTGGCCCTGTCCGTGGTCAAGACGGCCTGGGAGGCCTCGCACCTGAGGCTGGAGGTCGTCGACAAGGGCGCCGGGCCCGTCCAGGCCCACCTGACCGGCAACGCGACCTTCCTGCGGCTGCCGAAGATGCTGGAGAGCCTGGAGGCGCTGCCGCAGGACCGCCCCGTCGAGCTGGACCTGTCGGGGCTGCACCACCTGGACCACGCCTGCCGCACGGCCCTGGAGAACTGGGCCGAGCGGCACAGCGCCGCCGGCACCGACCCGGTGAAGGTCACGGAACCGGAGAAGGCGGCGGTGTAG
- a CDS encoding carbonic anhydrase, with amino-acid sequence MQPLIDHARTFGRRPEEFAGHAEGQSPEVLFVTCSDSRVVPALITGARPGQLFELRTAGNIVPPHDAEHPSGEAATVEYAVQVLGVTDIVVCGHSHCGAVGALVRGDDLTAVPAVRDWLAHAADEPGPCDPADPAVADAVRHHVLAQLLRLRSYPCVERRLAEGRLRTHGWYYEVHTGLVRQYRADTDTFETL; translated from the coding sequence ATGCAACCCCTCATCGACCACGCCCGTACGTTCGGCCGGCGCCCTGAGGAGTTCGCCGGGCACGCCGAGGGCCAGTCGCCCGAAGTCCTGTTCGTCACCTGCTCCGACTCCCGGGTCGTACCGGCCCTGATCACGGGCGCCCGGCCCGGCCAGCTCTTCGAGCTGCGCACCGCCGGCAACATCGTCCCGCCGCACGACGCCGAGCACCCCTCCGGCGAGGCGGCCACCGTCGAGTACGCCGTCCAGGTCCTCGGCGTCACCGACATCGTGGTCTGCGGTCACTCGCACTGCGGCGCCGTCGGCGCGCTGGTGCGCGGCGACGACCTCACCGCCGTGCCCGCCGTGCGCGACTGGCTGGCGCACGCGGCCGACGAGCCGGGACCGTGCGACCCCGCCGACCCCGCGGTCGCCGACGCCGTACGCCACCACGTACTGGCGCAGCTGCTGCGCCTGCGCTCCTACCCCTGCGTCGAACGGCGGCTGGCGGAGGGCCGGCTGCGGACGCACGGCTGGTACTACGAGGTCCACACCGGCCTCGTGCGCCAGTACCGCGCGGACACCGACACGTTCGAAACCCTGTGA